The following proteins are co-located in the Methanobacterium aggregans genome:
- a CDS encoding cation-translocating P-type ATPase, producing MKIYQIPPEDVYIELKTSKEGLTDSEAEKRLEEYGLNQIEEVKRKPIIYNFLANLYQLLALLLWAASILAFISGTPQLGFAIIAVIIINAVFSFWQEYEAEKAVEALKKILPSSAKVIRGGEEVVVLASQLVPGDVLVLEEGDNVSADARLVEAFQMKVDTSTLTGESKPIRKVSDTIVQDDEVIVGFNNLVLAGTSVSSGSGRAVVFSTGSETEFNKIASLTQAVKEEPSPLQKQMNRLTQIIAVIAIFMGVTLFLLNVYVVELPLSLAFTFAIGLTVANVPEGLLPTVTLALAASVKKMVGKNALIKRLSSVETLGSTNIICTDKTGTITKNEMTVRKIWIPHEIIDVTGAGYEPEGEFFHGGVPVSHQEVRELKLLMRSATFCNDAKLIKPEGPDEKWKILGDPTEAALLIAARKNGFDWEDEMKKSPRIAELPFDSKRKSMSSIHQKHGEKNHYGFNDERNDERNDEKKEYDKNIENGELFDSETNPEGFEQGSKVAYVKGAPKKIIALCKKISVDGKVQTFSDEEKEEIIKKHDELAASGLRILGMAYKTLPDDFNDFRPETVEVDMVFLGMMAMQDPPRPEVKGAVEDCHRAGIRIIMITGDYGLTARSIASEVGIVGSECNIIKGKELDSLSDDEVKKVLKSGSNIIFARAIPEHKMRIASILESENEIVAMTGDGVNDAPALRRADIGVAMGITGTDVAKEASDMVLTDDNFATIVAAIKEGRTIYENIRKFITYIFAHETAEIIPFILMVIFRIPLPITVMQILAIDLGTDTLPALALGMGPSEADVMERPPRPKKERILNLQVIMRGYIFLGVIEAILVMSGYFWVLYNGGWQLGQSLPFSDPLYMKATTMVFAGIVTSQIGNLLGCQTTRTSTLKVGVFKNKWIIRGIMFEVLVVLSIVYIPYMQEIFGTTSLGIFEWLYLISFIPIMFFAEELRKYIARRVRK from the coding sequence ATGAAAATTTATCAAATTCCTCCTGAAGATGTTTACATTGAATTAAAAACATCAAAGGAAGGTTTAACGGATTCAGAGGCTGAAAAACGTCTTGAAGAGTACGGGCTTAACCAGATAGAGGAGGTTAAGAGGAAACCCATAATCTACAATTTTCTGGCCAATCTGTACCAGCTTCTGGCACTGCTTCTCTGGGCAGCCAGTATACTCGCCTTTATAAGTGGAACACCTCAGTTGGGATTTGCAATAATAGCCGTTATTATAATAAATGCTGTTTTTAGTTTTTGGCAGGAGTACGAGGCTGAAAAAGCTGTTGAGGCCCTTAAAAAGATTCTTCCATCCAGCGCAAAGGTTATACGGGGTGGGGAGGAAGTTGTGGTACTTGCGTCCCAGCTCGTTCCAGGGGATGTGCTGGTACTCGAAGAGGGTGACAACGTATCTGCAGATGCCAGACTTGTTGAAGCCTTCCAGATGAAGGTGGACACTTCAACTCTCACAGGTGAGTCCAAGCCCATAAGAAAAGTATCTGACACAATAGTACAGGATGATGAAGTCATTGTGGGTTTCAATAATCTTGTTCTGGCAGGTACCAGTGTTTCATCTGGTTCTGGAAGGGCTGTGGTGTTTTCAACTGGTTCTGAAACTGAGTTCAACAAGATAGCGTCACTGACACAGGCTGTGAAGGAGGAACCCAGTCCCCTTCAGAAGCAGATGAACAGGTTGACCCAGATCATTGCAGTTATAGCGATTTTCATGGGTGTGACCCTCTTTCTCCTTAACGTTTACGTTGTGGAGCTTCCACTTTCCCTTGCATTCACATTTGCAATTGGACTCACAGTTGCAAACGTTCCAGAGGGTCTGCTTCCAACTGTTACCCTGGCCCTTGCAGCATCAGTGAAGAAGATGGTGGGTAAAAATGCACTTATAAAACGTCTTTCAAGTGTTGAAACCCTCGGATCAACCAATATAATCTGCACAGATAAGACAGGTACGATAACAAAAAATGAGATGACTGTGCGTAAAATATGGATACCCCACGAGATCATAGATGTTACAGGGGCGGGATACGAACCTGAGGGCGAATTCTTCCACGGAGGAGTTCCAGTATCCCACCAGGAGGTCCGGGAGCTCAAACTTTTAATGCGCTCTGCAACCTTCTGCAATGATGCCAAGCTCATAAAACCAGAAGGCCCAGATGAGAAATGGAAGATACTTGGAGACCCCACTGAAGCTGCACTTCTCATTGCTGCACGTAAAAATGGTTTTGACTGGGAGGATGAGATGAAAAAATCTCCCAGAATAGCTGAACTTCCCTTCGACTCCAAACGAAAGTCAATGAGTTCCATACATCAAAAGCATGGCGAAAAAAATCATTATGGCTTCAATGATGAAAGGAATGATGAAAGGAATGATGAAAAAAAGGAATATGATAAAAATATTGAAAATGGAGAACTTTTTGATTCTGAAACGAATCCTGAAGGATTTGAACAAGGATCTAAGGTTGCATACGTAAAAGGGGCTCCAAAGAAAATAATAGCCCTCTGCAAGAAAATATCAGTCGACGGGAAAGTTCAGACCTTCTCTGATGAAGAAAAGGAAGAAATTATAAAGAAACATGACGAACTCGCAGCTTCTGGACTTAGAATACTTGGAATGGCTTATAAAACTCTTCCAGATGATTTCAATGACTTCCGCCCTGAAACAGTTGAGGTTGACATGGTTTTTCTGGGTATGATGGCAATGCAGGATCCTCCCAGACCTGAGGTGAAGGGTGCTGTTGAGGACTGCCACCGTGCAGGCATCAGGATCATCATGATAACTGGTGATTACGGTCTTACAGCCCGTTCCATAGCGAGTGAAGTTGGAATAGTTGGTTCTGAGTGTAACATAATAAAGGGAAAGGAACTGGATTCCTTATCAGATGATGAAGTGAAAAAGGTTCTCAAGTCTGGTTCTAACATCATATTTGCACGTGCAATTCCAGAGCACAAGATGCGAATTGCATCAATACTTGAAAGTGAGAATGAGATCGTGGCAATGACAGGTGATGGTGTTAATGATGCTCCTGCACTTCGAAGGGCAGATATTGGAGTGGCAATGGGAATCACGGGTACCGATGTTGCAAAAGAAGCTTCTGATATGGTTCTGACTGATGATAACTTCGCAACCATAGTTGCAGCTATCAAGGAGGGGCGTACCATCTACGAGAACATAAGAAAGTTTATAACCTACATCTTCGCCCACGAAACTGCTGAAATCATTCCTTTCATTCTCATGGTTATATTCAGAATTCCCCTGCCCATAACTGTTATGCAGATACTTGCAATTGACCTGGGAACAGACACTTTACCTGCGCTTGCCCTGGGAATGGGTCCATCTGAGGCAGATGTCATGGAAAGACCGCCCCGGCCCAAAAAAGAACGTATTTTAAATCTTCAGGTTATAATGAGGGGATACATATTTCTTGGAGTTATAGAGGCCATCCTTGTGATGTCAGGATACTTCTGGGTTCTCTACAATGGAGGTTGGCAGCTTGGACAGTCACTGCCTTTTTCTGATCCACTTTACATGAAAGCAACCACCATGGTCTTTGCCGGAATAGTTACATCACAGATAGGAAACCTTTTAGGCTGTCAGACCACCAGAACTTCCACATTAAAGGTTGGTGTCTTTAAAAATAAATGGATAATAAGGGGTATTATGTTTGAAGTTCTTGTGGTTCTTTCCATAGTTTACATACCCTATATGCAGGAAATCTTTGGTACAACTTCCCTTGGAATCTTTGAATGGCTCTACCTCATCTCATTCATTCCAATAATGTTCTTTGCAGAGGAATTAAGGAAATACATCGCGAGAAGGGTGCGAAAATAA
- a CDS encoding NAD(P)/FAD-dependent oxidoreductase: protein MKCDVLIVGAGPAGLFAAGELAPDLQVVVADMGRSMDGRVCMALQNGKCRRCSPCNINTGLGGAGGLSDGKLNLRPDIGGNLEEFVSHDDAWGLVHQVDEFFLKHGATEKLYSPNESEVSGVLRESAASGIKFIPIIQRHMGSDKTPAIIKSIKHELEAKGVKFLLQTEVTEIIADREVKGARLRNDEEGDFEVECSYIMAAPGRIGSSWLAGEMKKLQIPIKHNPVDVGVRVEVPQIVMDHVTSINWDPKFHITTKTYDDFVRTFCTCNRGFVVEEVYNNFTGVNGHSMQDKTSENTNFAFLVRVELTEPVEDTSAYASSIASITTTLGGGKPLIQRLGDLRAGRRSTWKRIERSNVVPTLKSVTPGDIAMALPHRLVMDIIEGLEALDRVIPGVASDSTLIYAPEIKLYAMRVEVNKKLQTPVKGLYIAGDGAGVSRGIVGAAATGIIAGREILREKKG, encoded by the coding sequence ATGAAATGTGATGTTTTGATAGTTGGTGCAGGTCCTGCAGGCCTCTTTGCAGCAGGGGAACTGGCACCGGATCTTCAGGTTGTGGTTGCTGACATGGGAAGAAGCATGGATGGAAGGGTATGTATGGCACTGCAGAATGGAAAGTGCAGGCGATGCTCCCCATGCAACATAAACACAGGACTTGGGGGTGCAGGAGGACTTTCAGACGGTAAACTCAACCTCAGACCAGATATAGGGGGCAACTTAGAAGAATTTGTAAGCCATGATGATGCTTGGGGTCTCGTGCACCAGGTTGATGAGTTCTTCCTGAAACATGGGGCCACAGAGAAACTGTACTCCCCCAATGAAAGTGAAGTATCAGGGGTTTTAAGGGAATCAGCAGCATCAGGAATAAAATTCATACCCATAATCCAGAGGCACATGGGATCAGACAAAACACCCGCCATAATAAAGTCCATAAAGCACGAACTTGAAGCCAAAGGTGTTAAATTCCTGCTTCAAACAGAGGTCACTGAAATCATTGCAGACAGAGAAGTGAAGGGTGCCAGACTCAGAAATGATGAAGAAGGGGATTTTGAAGTTGAGTGCAGCTACATAATGGCTGCACCTGGAAGAATAGGTTCTTCATGGCTTGCTGGAGAGATGAAAAAGCTTCAAATTCCTATAAAACACAATCCAGTTGATGTTGGGGTGAGGGTTGAGGTTCCACAGATAGTAATGGACCATGTGACCAGTATAAACTGGGACCCCAAGTTCCACATAACCACCAAAACCTACGATGACTTCGTCAGGACATTCTGCACCTGCAACAGGGGATTCGTTGTTGAAGAAGTTTACAACAACTTCACAGGAGTTAACGGCCACTCAATGCAGGATAAAACATCTGAAAACACCAACTTCGCATTTCTTGTGAGGGTGGAACTCACAGAACCTGTTGAGGACACTTCAGCCTATGCATCATCAATTGCAAGCATAACAACAACCCTTGGGGGAGGAAAACCCCTGATCCAGCGATTGGGTGATCTGAGGGCAGGGCGAAGGTCAACATGGAAGCGAATTGAGAGAAGCAACGTGGTTCCAACCCTTAAAAGCGTAACACCTGGAGACATTGCAATGGCACTCCCCCACCGCCTGGTTATGGACATAATAGAGGGACTTGAAGCCCTTGACAGGGTGATACCTGGAGTTGCGTCTGATTCAACATTGATCTACGCCCCTGAGATAAAACTCTACGCAATGCGCGTTGAGGTGAACAAAAAACTCCAAACACCTGTAAAAGGACTTTACATTGCGGGGGATGGAGCTGGAGTTTCCAGGGGAATTGTGGGGGCTGCAGCAACAGGTATTATTGCAGGGAGGGAGATTTTGAGGGAAAAGAAGGGCTAA
- a CDS encoding redox-regulated ATPase YchF, with product MLQIAVTGKPNVGKSSFFNSATLSEAEVAGYPFTTIDANKAVGHVVSVCPCTELEVTCNPRNSKCVEGKRLIPVELVDVAGLVPGAHEGRGLGNKFLDDMMQAKVLLHIIDASGSTDEEGRPCDPGSHDPLEDVDFLQHEIVMWLMGILKKNWNRMIRKVMSERLDFAKVIAEQLSGIGVALEEVIEAKRTVTKDYDKWEDEDIATFLDDLLQRSKPMIIIANKADTPTAEENIKRLQEKYENVIPASAESELALVRASEAGFINYVSGDSDFEIPDPDKLSPQQLKALEYIKEHVLQKYGSTGVQEALNRAVFKVLNMIAVFPVEDEHKYCDQKGNVLPDAILIRKGSKPRDLAYVIHTDIGESFMHAIDAKKCMRVSSDYELEEGDIISIVCR from the coding sequence ATGCTTCAAATCGCTGTAACAGGAAAACCTAACGTTGGAAAATCATCATTCTTTAATTCTGCAACCCTCTCAGAGGCAGAAGTTGCAGGCTACCCATTCACAACCATAGACGCAAATAAGGCAGTTGGCCATGTTGTAAGTGTCTGCCCGTGCACTGAACTGGAGGTGACATGCAACCCCAGAAACTCCAAGTGTGTTGAAGGCAAACGATTGATACCAGTGGAGCTTGTGGATGTTGCAGGTTTGGTACCTGGTGCACATGAAGGCCGTGGTCTTGGAAACAAATTTTTAGATGACATGATGCAGGCAAAGGTACTGCTGCACATCATAGATGCTTCAGGTTCAACTGATGAGGAGGGAAGGCCCTGTGACCCAGGTTCACATGATCCCCTTGAGGATGTGGACTTTCTCCAGCATGAGATAGTCATGTGGCTTATGGGCATACTCAAGAAGAACTGGAATCGGATGATAAGGAAAGTCATGTCAGAACGCCTGGACTTTGCAAAGGTGATAGCTGAACAGCTCAGCGGTATAGGTGTGGCTCTTGAAGAGGTTATAGAGGCAAAAAGGACTGTTACTAAGGATTATGATAAATGGGAAGATGAAGACATCGCAACCTTCCTGGACGATCTTCTCCAACGTTCCAAACCCATGATAATCATTGCAAACAAGGCAGACACCCCCACTGCAGAGGAGAACATCAAAAGGCTCCAGGAAAAGTATGAGAATGTTATCCCTGCATCTGCAGAGTCTGAACTTGCACTCGTGCGGGCAAGTGAGGCAGGATTTATAAATTATGTTTCAGGAGATTCTGACTTCGAGATCCCAGACCCGGATAAACTCAGCCCCCAGCAGCTGAAGGCCCTTGAGTACATAAAGGAACATGTTCTCCAGAAGTACGGAAGTACAGGGGTGCAGGAAGCACTTAACAGGGCTGTTTTCAAGGTTCTGAACATGATAGCGGTTTTCCCTGTTGAGGATGAACACAAGTACTGCGATCAGAAGGGCAACGTGCTTCCAGATGCCATACTCATCCGTAAAGGTTCTAAACCCCGTGATCTTGCCTACGTGATACACACAGATATTGGTGAGAGTTTCATGCATGCAATAGATGCTAAAAAATGTATGAGAGTTTCAAGCGACTACGAACTTGAGGAAGGGGATATTATCAGTATTGTTTGCAGGTGA
- the cbiE gene encoding precorrin-6y C5,15-methyltransferase (decarboxylating) subunit CbiE, whose translation MSKLYVVGIGPGSREYLTLKALEAVKSVDVLVGSTRALELFPEAQAEGIELGAHNVQEVLTRAIREAASGRNTAVLSTGDPGFSGTLKPILKLRDDLGVEVEIEVVPGVSSVQMCSAKLLIPWDDADIVTMHGKGNSGNVLKLLDNGKPTIILPNLGVKELADFLMDSGVEPGRRIAVCEKMSYPDERVVETSLCDVCGMEFGYMCVVVVY comes from the coding sequence ATGTCAAAACTTTACGTTGTGGGAATAGGGCCGGGATCAAGGGAATATCTGACACTTAAAGCCCTGGAAGCTGTAAAATCCGTTGATGTTCTCGTGGGAAGCACCAGGGCACTGGAACTTTTTCCCGAAGCCCAGGCTGAGGGGATTGAGCTTGGAGCCCACAACGTTCAGGAAGTTCTAACACGGGCCATCAGGGAAGCAGCATCTGGAAGGAACACAGCAGTCTTATCGACGGGGGATCCTGGATTTTCAGGCACTCTCAAACCCATCCTGAAACTCAGGGATGATCTTGGGGTGGAAGTTGAGATTGAGGTGGTCCCAGGTGTGAGTTCAGTTCAGATGTGCTCTGCAAAGCTTTTGATACCCTGGGACGATGCAGACATTGTTACCATGCATGGAAAGGGAAACTCAGGGAATGTTCTGAAACTCCTTGACAATGGAAAACCAACCATAATCCTACCCAACCTTGGAGTGAAGGAGCTTGCAGATTTTCTCATGGATTCAGGTGTTGAACCAGGAAGAAGGATTGCAGTCTGCGAGAAAATGAGTTATCCCGATGAGAGGGTTGTTGAAACCAGTTTATGTGACGTTTGTGGTATGGAATTTGGTTACATGTGTGTTGTGGTTGTCTACTGA
- a CDS encoding RDD family protein — protein MSFRKSVALIAGILTFIGVMVLFAIGIQTLWPNYEPSDNPFDRLIVLTVSTVLASFVYNLIKGEEPEESKEVKTYSNKEISRRLAQSRGEVVPEAAPDPEPVQEAKIHEKEKPQVEKSSAFSEKNFKYVEDSSKESVNEAESPAALNHAENIPEKHVIMEETTEPVDIRKTSEPLPIYSEPPHDYEPLQASYNSFQTSSKPIYCPVCHKPNIREALYCAECGSRLTEYAPLLSRFLAFLIDIIILGVFSTGLFIVLALVIPNADTTNFDTFSVVWAVLTLIASFIYFALFHIEGQTLGKMALGIEVVTEYAQEKISVLQSFLRTILLVVDLMPYLIPGLLALVAMVASDRNQRIGDIASKTVVIKK, from the coding sequence ATGAGTTTTAGAAAGTCTGTAGCTTTGATTGCAGGAATTTTAACCTTTATAGGGGTAATGGTACTTTTTGCCATAGGAATTCAAACTTTATGGCCTAATTATGAGCCAAGTGACAATCCATTTGATAGATTAATTGTTTTAACTGTTTCAACTGTACTGGCATCCTTCGTTTACAACTTAATAAAGGGAGAAGAACCAGAAGAGTCAAAAGAGGTTAAAACCTATTCAAACAAGGAAATAAGCAGAAGACTTGCACAGAGCAGGGGGGAAGTTGTTCCGGAAGCCGCACCGGATCCTGAACCAGTTCAGGAAGCAAAGATTCATGAAAAAGAAAAGCCTCAAGTGGAGAAGTCCAGTGCTTTCAGCGAAAAGAACTTCAAATATGTGGAAGATTCCAGTAAAGAAAGTGTTAATGAAGCTGAATCGCCTGCTGCTTTAAATCATGCTGAAAACATCCCGGAAAAACATGTTATCATGGAAGAAACCACAGAACCCGTGGACATAAGAAAAACTTCAGAACCCTTACCAATATATTCTGAACCTCCACATGACTATGAACCCTTACAGGCCAGTTACAACAGCTTTCAAACCTCTTCAAAACCAATATACTGTCCAGTATGTCACAAACCGAACATTAGAGAAGCCTTGTACTGTGCTGAATGTGGAAGCAGGTTAACTGAGTACGCACCACTTTTAAGCAGGTTTCTGGCCTTTTTAATAGACATCATAATCCTTGGGGTCTTCAGTACAGGCTTGTTTATAGTTCTTGCACTGGTGATCCCAAATGCAGACACCACCAACTTCGATACATTTTCAGTGGTGTGGGCTGTACTAACTTTGATTGCTTCATTCATCTACTTCGCACTCTTCCATATAGAAGGTCAAACCCTTGGTAAAATGGCCCTTGGAATAGAGGTTGTGACAGAATATGCACAGGAAAAGATAAGTGTGCTTCAAAGCTTTCTGAGAACCATACTTCTAGTGGTGGATCTGATGCCCTACCTAATACCTGGATTACTGGCACTTGTTGCAATGGTAGCATCGGACAGGAACCAGAGAATAGGGGATATAGCATCAAAAACAGTTGTAATCAAAAAATAG
- a CDS encoding cupin domain-containing protein: protein MLIKDIKKSDYFKAMDETFLTELLHPENEGVEMGCSIAHAVLSPGKKSLPHRLKKSVEVYFILTGTGVMHIDDEEGAVEPGQAVYIPPGRVQWIENVSDEDLKFLCVVSPPWREDDEEICP from the coding sequence ATGTTGATAAAGGACATCAAAAAATCCGATTACTTCAAAGCAATGGATGAAACCTTCTTAACTGAGCTTCTGCACCCTGAAAATGAGGGTGTTGAGATGGGCTGCAGCATAGCCCATGCAGTTCTGAGTCCTGGAAAAAAATCACTGCCCCACAGGCTTAAAAAGTCTGTGGAGGTTTACTTCATACTCACTGGAACTGGTGTGATGCACATCGATGATGAAGAGGGTGCAGTTGAACCGGGTCAGGCAGTTTACATTCCACCGGGAAGAGTGCAGTGGATTGAAAATGTTTCAGATGAAGATCTGAAGTTCCTCTGTGTTGTGAGTCCTCCATGGAGGGAGGATGATGAGGAAATCTGCCCTTAA
- a CDS encoding ArsA family ATPase: MAFKDLFKFNKGKTTFVFIGGKGGVGKTTVSAATALWCAKQGQKTLIISTDPAHSLSDSFEKNIGHNPTPIAENLEALEIDPEIAMQDYQAKMKEQQSLNPGMDMGMMQDQMDMASMSPGIDEAAAFDKFLQYMMTDEYDMVIFDTAPTGHTLRFLSFPEMMDSWVGKMIKVRRQIGSMAKAFKNIMPFMGDEDEEDKAMEDLEATKKQIREARGIMADPDRTTFKTVVIPEEMSIYESERAVEALHKFNINTDGVIVNQIQPEEADCDFCKARRQIQEQRLKTIQEKFGDQVIAEIPLMSHEVKGMDQLKQIGDILYGEEGEGKGPIALN; the protein is encoded by the coding sequence ATGGCATTTAAAGACCTTTTCAAGTTCAATAAAGGAAAAACAACATTTGTATTCATAGGTGGTAAAGGTGGAGTCGGTAAAACAACCGTATCCGCAGCAACAGCACTCTGGTGTGCAAAGCAGGGACAGAAAACTCTTATCATTTCTACAGACCCTGCCCACTCTCTCTCAGACTCATTCGAGAAGAATATCGGTCACAACCCAACACCAATAGCTGAAAACCTTGAAGCATTGGAGATAGACCCTGAAATTGCTATGCAGGATTACCAGGCAAAGATGAAGGAACAGCAGTCACTAAACCCTGGAATGGACATGGGCATGATGCAGGACCAGATGGATATGGCTTCAATGTCCCCTGGAATAGATGAAGCAGCTGCATTCGACAAGTTCCTCCAGTACATGATGACAGATGAGTACGACATGGTCATATTCGACACTGCACCAACAGGACACACCCTGAGGTTCCTTTCATTCCCTGAAATGATGGATTCATGGGTTGGAAAGATGATAAAGGTTCGAAGACAGATTGGAAGTATGGCAAAGGCCTTCAAAAACATCATGCCATTCATGGGTGATGAGGACGAAGAGGACAAAGCAATGGAAGACCTTGAAGCAACCAAAAAACAGATCAGGGAAGCAAGGGGTATTATGGCAGACCCTGATAGAACAACCTTCAAAACAGTTGTCATACCTGAGGAAATGTCCATCTACGAATCTGAAAGGGCTGTTGAAGCACTGCACAAGTTCAACATCAACACCGATGGGGTTATAGTCAACCAGATCCAGCCTGAGGAAGCTGACTGCGACTTCTGTAAAGCCAGAAGGCAGATCCAGGAACAGCGCCTTAAAACCATTCAGGAAAAATTCGGTGACCAGGTCATAGCTGAAATACCGCTCATGAGCCATGAAGTTAAGGGAATGGATCAGCTCAAACAGATTGGAGACATTCTCTACGGTGAAGAAGGAGAAGGTAAAGGACCTATCGCACTTAACTGA
- a CDS encoding NAD+ synthase, whose protein sequence is MHGENRTIPPIDEKKTAELICNFLKDNLNQSKTEGAVIGLSGGLDSSTTAYLCARAFGKDKILGIIMPSETTSREDVQDAVKVAESLGIEYETVEVDGLIEPFKDLCSHSDEGYNTVLAGANLKARIRMMILYYHANAMKRLVVGTGNRTELLVGYFTKYGDGGVDILPIGDLYKNHVRALASYLQVPVEIIEKAPTAGLWAGQTDEDELGMKYETLDRLLYLMVDKKLGDQEVAYELKIPLEEVLRIKRMVRSAEHKLKPAPIAAVR, encoded by the coding sequence ATGCACGGAGAAAACAGGACTATCCCACCTATAGATGAAAAAAAGACCGCAGAACTAATTTGTAACTTCTTAAAAGACAATCTGAATCAATCAAAAACAGAAGGAGCTGTTATAGGTTTAAGCGGGGGTTTGGATTCATCAACAACAGCTTACCTCTGTGCCAGAGCATTTGGAAAGGATAAGATCCTTGGAATTATAATGCCAAGTGAAACAACATCCAGAGAAGATGTTCAGGATGCAGTGAAAGTTGCTGAGTCCCTGGGGATAGAGTACGAAACAGTGGAAGTTGATGGCTTAATAGAACCCTTCAAGGATCTGTGCAGTCATTCAGATGAGGGTTACAACACCGTACTTGCAGGTGCAAACCTGAAGGCAAGGATACGGATGATGATTCTTTACTACCATGCAAATGCAATGAAAAGACTCGTTGTTGGAACAGGAAACAGAACAGAGCTTCTTGTGGGATACTTCACCAAGTACGGTGATGGTGGGGTGGATATTCTTCCAATAGGTGACCTCTACAAAAACCATGTTCGTGCACTGGCATCGTACCTCCAGGTTCCAGTTGAAATCATAGAAAAAGCCCCAACAGCAGGACTCTGGGCTGGGCAGACTGATGAAGATGAACTGGGCATGAAGTACGAGACTCTGGACAGGCTTCTTTACCTGATGGTTGATAAGAAACTGGGAGATCAGGAAGTTGCATATGAACTTAAAATTCCACTTGAAGAAGTTTTAAGGATAAAGAGAATGGTGAGATCTGCAGAACACAAGCTAAAACCTGCACCAATTGCAGCGGTAAGATGA
- the cutA gene encoding divalent-cation tolerance protein CutA, whose amino-acid sequence MYSFVYITTSGVSESKKIAKVLLKEKLVACTNIIPRIESMYLWKGEIEEDSESLLIAKTLSNKVQDVIKRVKEIHSYEIPCMLQIEIKNGSEDYLKWLKREILDK is encoded by the coding sequence ATGTATTCCTTTGTATATATAACAACTTCAGGAGTTTCAGAATCAAAGAAAATAGCTAAAGTTCTTTTGAAGGAAAAATTAGTTGCATGTACAAATATCATTCCGAGGATAGAGTCCATGTACCTCTGGAAGGGAGAAATAGAAGAAGATTCAGAGTCACTTTTAATTGCAAAAACCCTTTCAAACAAGGTTCAGGATGTTATAAAGCGGGTTAAAGAAATTCACAGCTACGAAATACCATGCATGCTTCAGATAGAAATAAAAAATGGTTCTGAAGATTATTTGAAATGGTTGAAAAGGGAAATTCTTGATAAATAG